The Cellulomonas wangleii genome includes a region encoding these proteins:
- the sucC gene encoding ADP-forming succinate--CoA ligase subunit beta: protein MDLFEYQARDIFEKHGVPVLGGIVATTPEEARAAAEQLLPPEGGVVVVKAQVKTGGRGKAGGVKLARSADEAAEKAGEILGMDIKGHTVHRVMIAAGARIAQEFYFSLLLDRAERRYLAMCSVEGGMDIEQLAVERPEALAKVAVDPRAGIDQAKADEIVAAAGFAPEIAGKVADVLQTLWTVYREEDATLVEVNPLVLTEDGDVVALDGKVTLDANAGFRHPDHAALEDKAAADPREAKAKEKDLNYVKLDGEVGIIGNGAGLVMSTLDVVAYAGEAHGGVKPANFLDIGGGASAEVMAAGLDIILTDPQVKSVFVNVFGGITACDAVANGIVAALEILGDEASKPLVVRLDGNNVVEGRRILAEAGHPLVTLADTMDGGADTAARLAHAAA, encoded by the coding sequence GTGGACCTGTTCGAGTACCAGGCACGTGACATCTTCGAGAAGCACGGCGTGCCCGTGCTCGGCGGCATCGTCGCCACGACGCCCGAGGAGGCGCGCGCGGCGGCCGAGCAGCTGCTGCCGCCCGAGGGCGGCGTGGTGGTCGTCAAGGCCCAGGTGAAGACCGGCGGGCGCGGCAAGGCGGGCGGCGTGAAGCTCGCGCGGTCGGCCGACGAGGCCGCCGAGAAGGCCGGCGAGATCCTCGGCATGGACATCAAGGGCCACACCGTGCACCGCGTGATGATCGCGGCGGGCGCGAGGATCGCCCAGGAGTTCTACTTCTCGCTGCTGCTGGACCGCGCCGAGCGCCGCTACCTGGCGATGTGCTCGGTCGAGGGCGGCATGGACATCGAGCAGCTCGCGGTCGAGCGTCCCGAGGCGCTCGCCAAGGTCGCCGTCGACCCGCGCGCCGGCATCGACCAGGCCAAGGCCGACGAGATCGTCGCCGCCGCCGGGTTCGCCCCCGAGATCGCGGGCAAGGTCGCGGACGTCCTGCAGACGCTGTGGACGGTGTACCGCGAGGAGGACGCGACGCTCGTCGAGGTCAACCCGCTGGTCCTCACCGAGGACGGCGACGTCGTCGCGCTCGACGGCAAGGTCACCCTCGACGCGAACGCGGGCTTCCGGCACCCGGACCACGCGGCGCTCGAGGACAAGGCCGCCGCGGACCCGCGTGAGGCGAAGGCCAAGGAGAAGGACCTCAACTACGTCAAGCTCGACGGCGAGGTCGGCATCATCGGCAACGGCGCGGGGCTCGTCATGAGCACCCTGGACGTCGTCGCGTACGCCGGCGAGGCGCACGGCGGGGTCAAGCCCGCCAACTTCCTCGACATCGGCGGTGGCGCCTCGGCCGAGGTCATGGCCGCGGGCCTGGACATCATCCTCACGGACCCCCAGGTCAAGTCCGTGTTCGTCAACGTCTTCGGCGGCATCACGGCGTGCGACGCGGTCGCCAACGGCATCGTCGCGGCGCTGGAGATCCTCGGGGACGAGGCGTCCAAGCCGCTGGTCGTCCGCCTGGACGGCAACAACGTGGTCGAGGGTCGTCGCATCCTCGCGGAGGCGGGCCACCCCCTGGTCACCCTGGCCGACACGATGGACGGCGGCGCCGACACGGCCGCCCGCCTGGCGCACGCCGCCGCCTGA
- a CDS encoding nucleoside/nucleotide kinase family protein, with protein MTDERSRVLHRVATAVPDAHRLGRPVRVGVDGVDGVGKTTFADDLADLLRADGREVLRASVDGFHRPADERYRRGRTSPEGFFLDSYDLDAFRRMLLDPLAPGRTGPRRVRTAVRDVVTDTALETPWRDVTDTTVAVVDGVFLQRGELVDAWDLRVWLDAPFEATYARMAARDGCPPDPAHPANARYREGQLLYLAACRPVERAHVVLDHTDPSRPRVVRGA; from the coding sequence GTGACCGACGAGCGCAGCCGGGTGCTGCACCGCGTGGCGACGGCCGTGCCGGACGCGCACCGCCTCGGACGCCCGGTGCGGGTGGGCGTGGACGGCGTGGACGGCGTGGGCAAGACGACGTTCGCCGACGACCTCGCGGACCTGCTGCGCGCGGACGGCCGCGAGGTGCTGCGGGCGTCCGTCGACGGGTTCCACCGGCCGGCCGACGAGCGCTACCGCCGCGGACGCACCAGTCCCGAGGGGTTCTTCCTCGACTCGTACGACCTCGACGCCTTTCGGCGCATGCTGCTCGACCCGCTGGCACCAGGCCGCACGGGCCCGCGGCGGGTCCGGACGGCGGTGCGCGACGTCGTCACCGACACGGCCCTCGAGACCCCCTGGCGCGACGTCACCGACACGACGGTCGCCGTGGTCGACGGCGTCTTCCTGCAGCGCGGCGAGCTCGTGGACGCGTGGGACCTGCGGGTGTGGCTCGACGCGCCGTTCGAGGCGACGTACGCGCGCATGGCGGCGCGCGACGGCTGCCCGCCGGACCCCGCGCACCCCGCGAATGCGCGGTACCGCGAAGGTCAGCTGCTCTACCTGGCGGCGTGCCGCCCGGTCGAGCGCGCGCACGTGGTGCTCGACCACACCGACCCGAGCCGACCGCGGGTGGTACGAGGGGCCTGA
- a CDS encoding YqeB family protein yields MVTESANGETRVGGFDTEGRWFVAGLLAAAGAALGLLLPLLAGWAAGLPWVPFQGPLRLLASFDGSWLVWGRPLLGAVLGLLLAAWVVTGTAVLVLSDAQVEVVRRGQVERVIRRDQVDGVHRRGSKVVVESAQGRELFADDVEGPKDAVRAAFVRHGYPWEGGDV; encoded by the coding sequence GTGGTCACGGAGAGCGCGAACGGCGAGACGCGGGTGGGTGGCTTCGACACCGAGGGGCGGTGGTTCGTCGCCGGGCTGCTCGCGGCCGCGGGAGCGGCGCTCGGGCTGCTGCTGCCCCTGCTCGCGGGGTGGGCGGCGGGGCTGCCGTGGGTGCCGTTCCAGGGGCCGTTGCGCCTTCTCGCCTCGTTCGACGGGAGCTGGCTCGTCTGGGGACGTCCCCTGCTCGGCGCCGTCCTCGGGCTGCTGCTCGCCGCGTGGGTCGTCACCGGCACCGCCGTGCTGGTCCTCAGCGACGCGCAGGTCGAGGTCGTGCGCCGAGGTCAGGTCGAGCGGGTCATCCGGCGCGACCAGGTCGACGGCGTCCACCGGCGCGGGTCGAAGGTCGTGGTCGAGAGCGCGCAGGGCCGCGAGCTGTTCGCCGACGACGTCGAGGGGCCGAAGGACGCGGTGCGCGCGGCCTTCGTGCGGCACGGCTACCCGTGGGAGGGTGGCGACGTCTGA
- a CDS encoding OmpA family protein — translation MSRTRTALAVAVGAVVALTACTGGGAVPVPAGTPSATATAAAPVEPVEPVVVETVLDGETVDLQVGPLAVHDDAAVLRLAASATYPTLMSAFSFVFESIGSPGPNGVRVVDLDAGTVTRALRTDDDRVVMTRNGTPGGPATDAADEAAGDDVVILYVAFPVPDAATVDVLLPAAGWVPGVPVVSADHAGVLTVPPSELVEGAPVQQDAFTLEAYTEVLGGQVRSRQSTERLEVAVSSDVLFAFDSDQLAPDADGVLQAAAAQVAGHDGGRLTVVGHTDDQGDEAYNLDLSQRRAATVAARVAGLADLAAFDVAVEGRGETQPAVAGSGEAERALNRRVELVLETSGGPEPEEVVEAVGSLPDPQGPVAPGPTGVSVAGDDAFDVRLEQVRRVGRYVVGGLEVTNTGAADLSLGSLSVGAWDSRGSFDPQLQTAPTNVTLVSGGTRLYPVDYRTDPQDDEREPLSDRIVNSIDPGETRLVTVVWPDPGTDTVTVDVAPRFHGSIAGVQVAGRAPFRLTDVPVVDG, via the coding sequence GTGAGCAGGACCAGGACCGCTCTGGCGGTGGCCGTCGGTGCGGTGGTGGCACTGACCGCCTGCACCGGGGGAGGCGCCGTGCCGGTGCCGGCGGGGACCCCGAGCGCGACCGCCACCGCGGCTGCACCGGTCGAGCCGGTCGAGCCGGTCGTCGTCGAGACCGTGCTGGACGGTGAGACCGTCGACCTCCAGGTCGGGCCGCTGGCCGTGCACGACGACGCGGCGGTGCTCAGGCTCGCGGCGAGCGCGACGTACCCGACGCTGATGTCCGCGTTCTCCTTCGTGTTCGAGAGCATCGGCAGCCCGGGCCCCAACGGGGTCCGGGTGGTCGACCTGGACGCCGGGACCGTGACGCGGGCGCTGCGCACCGACGACGACAGGGTCGTCATGACGCGCAACGGCACCCCGGGCGGGCCCGCGACCGACGCGGCCGACGAGGCCGCCGGCGACGACGTCGTGATCCTCTACGTCGCGTTCCCCGTGCCCGACGCGGCGACGGTCGACGTGCTGCTGCCCGCCGCCGGGTGGGTCCCCGGGGTCCCGGTCGTCAGCGCCGACCACGCCGGCGTGCTCACCGTCCCGCCGTCCGAGCTGGTCGAGGGGGCTCCGGTCCAGCAGGACGCGTTCACGCTCGAGGCGTACACCGAGGTGCTGGGCGGCCAGGTGCGGTCGCGGCAGAGCACCGAGCGCCTCGAGGTCGCGGTGTCGTCAGACGTGCTCTTCGCGTTCGACTCCGACCAGCTCGCCCCCGACGCCGACGGCGTCCTGCAGGCCGCGGCCGCGCAGGTCGCGGGGCACGACGGCGGCAGGCTCACGGTCGTCGGTCACACCGACGACCAGGGCGACGAGGCGTACAACCTCGACCTCTCGCAGCGCCGCGCGGCGACGGTCGCGGCGCGCGTGGCCGGGCTCGCGGACCTGGCCGCATTCGACGTCGCCGTCGAGGGGCGGGGGGAGACGCAGCCGGCCGTGGCGGGCAGCGGTGAGGCCGAGCGTGCCCTGAACCGGCGCGTGGAGCTGGTGCTCGAGACCTCGGGCGGGCCGGAGCCGGAGGAGGTCGTCGAGGCCGTCGGGTCGCTGCCGGACCCCCAGGGCCCGGTCGCCCCTGGTCCGACCGGCGTCTCCGTGGCCGGCGACGACGCCTTCGACGTGCGGCTCGAGCAGGTCCGCCGGGTCGGGCGCTACGTCGTCGGTGGTCTCGAGGTCACGAACACCGGCGCCGCCGACCTGTCCCTGGGCTCCCTCTCGGTCGGCGCGTGGGACTCGCGCGGGTCGTTCGACCCGCAGCTGCAGACCGCACCCACCAACGTCACGCTCGTCTCCGGTGGCACGCGCCTGTACCCCGTCGACTACCGCACCGACCCGCAGGACGACGAGCGCGAGCCGTTGTCCGACCGGATCGTCAACAGCATCGACCCCGGCGAGACGCGGCTGGTCACCGTGGTCTGGCCCGACCCCGGGACCGACACCGTCACGGTCGACGTCGCCCCCCGGTTCCACGGCAGCATCGCCGGCGTGCAGGTCGCCGGCCGTGCGCCCTTCCGGCTCACCGACGTGCCCGTCGTCGACGGCTGA